In Desulfomonile tiedjei DSM 6799, a genomic segment contains:
- a CDS encoding GntR family transcriptional regulator — MPDQKSKNRQSNSVQHGTSQQRVYQEIRKSIVDGTIAFGQRLSEDSLAKMFQVSRTPVREAIFQLTQEGLISKKNNSHFYVRRPSEEELEDLFDLRIVLNNLLIDKLMAHRDEHVIEALERNVEKCKSLDESDTVSLNYALSEFHSTMCAGARSPYVERFLSGMMDHMLMSRAIALEIPGVRSMLISDHEKIVAAIKAGNKAEAKRRIREHTANTKKKILQVVLKDRLREIVNEESQ; from the coding sequence ATGCCAGATCAAAAATCCAAAAACCGGCAGTCAAATAGTGTGCAGCACGGAACCTCACAGCAGCGCGTCTATCAAGAAATCAGGAAATCTATCGTCGACGGCACAATCGCTTTCGGCCAACGTCTCTCCGAAGATTCGCTCGCGAAGATGTTTCAAGTAAGCCGGACGCCTGTACGGGAAGCCATCTTTCAACTGACTCAGGAAGGCCTGATTTCAAAGAAGAACAACAGCCACTTTTATGTAAGGAGGCCTTCGGAAGAGGAATTGGAGGATCTCTTCGATCTGCGCATAGTCCTCAACAACCTACTTATAGACAAGCTGATGGCTCATCGCGACGAGCACGTCATAGAGGCACTGGAAAGAAACGTAGAGAAGTGCAAATCACTTGACGAGAGTGATACCGTAAGCCTGAATTATGCACTCTCCGAATTTCACAGTACCATGTGTGCCGGGGCCAGAAGCCCATACGTTGAGCGGTTTTTGTCTGGCATGATGGACCACATGCTGATGAGTAGGGCGATAGCCTTAGAAATCCCGGGAGTCCGCTCAATGCTCATCTCGGACCACGAGAAAATCGTGGCAGCCATCAAGGCAGGAAACAAAGCCGAGGCGAAAAGGAGAATCCGAGAACATACTGCCAACACGAAAAAGAAAATTCTGCAGGTAGTTCTGAAAGATAGATTGAGAGAGATTGTCAACGAAGAGAGTCAGTAA